The segment GTAGTAACCATCAGATTGGCAGAGCCCTCCTAATCAACCGGGAACCCCTACACCCCGCTCAATTCCGAAGCGCCAGTTTTCGTCAGTCCAGTTTGATGTGTACTGCTTTCACGCGGCTGAAGCTCCGCATTGCTTCCGTGAAGTCCTTCTTCCGACCCACACCACTCTGTTTGTAGCCACCGAAAGGCAGGCCAAGCTGGCCACCGTTGACGGTATTCACAGCCACCAGGCCTGCTTCGAGACGGGCTGCCATCCGATGGGCGCGACCCAGGTCCTGCGTCCACACTCCGCTGGTCAGGCCATAGTCCACTCCATTGGCGATCTCGATGGCCTCGTCCTCGTCCACAAAGGGGACGACACAAACCACCGGCCCAAAGACCTCCTCTTGCATTATGTCGTCGTCCGGCGACATTCCCGTCAATACCGTTGGCGCAATCCAGTTGCCTTCGGCGAATCGCTCCTCTGTGGGAAGGGACGCCTGAGCGGCGATTGTCGCCCCATCGTCGACGGCCCGGCGGATATCCGCGGCGATACGTGACTGCTGACGCCGGCTGATCATCGGTCCCACCTCTGAGGCCTCATCGAAGCCTTCGCCGACCACTATCTTTTCCACTTCTGCGCAGAACTCGTCCATGAACTGCTCGTACACACCTTCTTGGACGAGAATCCGCTCAGTTCCAGAGCAAGCCTGTCCACTATTGAAGAAAGCGCTTCGGCGCATTCCGGTGACGGCCTTGCCAAGGTTGCTGTCGGAGAAGACTAGGGATGCATTCTTGCCCCCCAGTTCCATCATGGTTGGCGTTATCCGTTCCGCAGCAACGGCCAGAATCTTGCTGCCGGTCAGGCTGCTGCCGGTGAAAGTTATGAAGTCCACGCCTGGATGACGAACCAGCTCAACACCGGGATCAACTCCGCCGGTGACAACGTTGAATACTCCAGAAGGCAGTATCTCAGCTGTCAGCTGTGCAATTCGCAGCGCTGAGAGGGGCGTTTCCGGTGCCGGCTTCATGACCATGGTATTGCCGGTGGCCAACGCCAGCGCGCAGAAATCGGCAATGTGCATGGGTGGCCAGTTCCAAGGGATCACCGCGGCAACGACGCCGTAGGGCTCGAAAACGAGCTTGCGGACCTCATCCGGAGTATCGAGGACTGCCTGACCGTAGAACTTGTCGGCCGTCCCGGCGTAAAACCGAAACGTCCGCTCTGCATTGATTACATCCTTGCCAGCTTGGGATCGGGGCTTGCCGTTCTCCCAGGTTTCGAGGTCGATCAACTCGTCTCGGTGCGCATGGATGCTCTCGGCAATCTGATAGAGCATCTCGCCCCGCTGCTCGGGCGGCGTCCAGCGCCAGGAACGGAACGCCTCTTGTGCGGCAGCTACGGCGGCGGAGACGTCTTCCTTGCTGGCGGCGGGAGCTTCGCCCAGAACCTCACCCGTTGCCGGGTTCAGAACCTCGATCGAGGGCGCGTTCCCGGAGATGAACTCCCCGCCGATGAACAGCTTCCATTCCTCGTAATCCCTGAAAGGGTGCTTGGGCATCGTGTTCTTCTCCTGGTCAGAATGATCGGCAATGCCGCTCTGCGACCGTTTGAGCTTGCGAAGCTCTCAACATCTCCTCCGGCACGGAAATCAAACGTTCAGCCGTTGATACCTCCGAGGGTCAGCTTGAACCCGACGGCCACTAGAAGCGCCAGCACCACGTATTCGAACGCCTTGCGGGACAGCTTACGCGAGACTCGGACGCCGAGAGGAAACGCAACCAGGACGGGCAGAAGAGCCAGCGCGCTCTCCCCCAACCGACTCGCCGTGAAGCTGCCGAGCGACACCAGGGTGACAATCTGGGTGATCCCCAGAACCTCGAACAACAGGGTGATCGAGAACACGTACCCGGAGCGTTCCATGCGAAGCCCGTGCAGATACGTCGCCAGGAGGGGGCCGGATATGCCGGTGGCACCCTGGAGTGCTCCGGCCGCCAGGCCTACCGGCCCGACCGTGACGCGCACCACGCGATCGGGGATCGAGAATCCCGGTCTGAGCAGGAAGATCATCGCGTAGCCGAGGATGACGGCAGCCAGGGCCAGCGACAACCACCGATCCTCGACTGAGACCAGCAGGAGTGTCCCGGCCACCGCACCGATGATTCCGGTGCCGATCAATACGGAGAGGTAGCGGAGCGAACCCGCTCCCCGCCGGTGTTCCCAGAGCAGCCAGGTGTTGGTGAGCAGCGCCGGACCGGCGATGACTACGACCGCGTGCTCGACTCCCAGGAAGGCAGCCATCACAGGGATTGCGATGAGCGGAAGCCCCATCCCGGTGATCCCCTTGATGAAGGCGCCGAGCGACACCGCTCCCACGATCAGAGCGACGTCTGCCGGGTTCAGAGCTTGACTTTCGACGGGTCGAAGATGGAGCTAAGACGTGAACTCACGTCGACGGAGCCCACGTTCATATGTCGTCGTCCTTGATCCAGACGGTCTCCGAAGGAGCGGGGACCCACAGTTCGATGAAGGTGAACTCCTCGTCGCCCGGATTCTCGAACCAGTGGATCTCGTTCTCGTAGATGAGCGCGACATCGCCCGGACCCAGTTCGATGGCTTCGTCATCCGCATGGAGGACACCATGTCCGGAAAGGATGAAGAAGAAGTGCTTGCAGTCCCGGTGGTAGTGAGCGGCTGCCGTGTCACCCGGATGGTATGTGATCCGATCGGCCTGGAGTTCTTTGGTGCCGAACGTCTCTTCGGTGACGAGATCGATTCTGTCACGGGTATCCCTGGTGGAATGAAGTCTGGGCAGGTCTGCGAAAGATACGACCCGTGCCACTGAGAAGGCTCCTTACGTCGATCAACGGAAGGTACTAGCCTTGCCTCCCGCCTGCAAACGTTTGTAAGGGAGCAGCAATGGCCTCAGAACTGATCTCCGCAGAAGAACTCACGAAGCCGCTGGTGCGCCGCAAGAAGCTCTCTGCCCGCAACGACGGCACGATGATGACCGTCATCGATACGGGAGAGTTCGGGCTCATGGTCACGGACGAGCCCATCGCCCACGGCGGAACGGGGGAAGGGCCGTCTCCCCTGCAGGCGGTCCTCGGCGCGCTGTGCGGATGTGAGTCGGTCACCTTCAATCGCACGGCCACAGAAATGGATTTCGCATACGACGGCATCGACTTCGAAGCGGAGTTCACCATCGATATTCGAGGGCGGCTCGGGGTGCGTGGAGTGACGCAGCACTTCCAGACCATTCGGGTGCAAGCGACCGTGTACACGACCGAGACCGAAGAGCGGCTGAGGGCGGTCATCACCGAAACCGAAGCCCGCTGTCCCGTCTACAACCTCATCTCAGACGCAGGCGTCAAACTCGAGGTGCTCTGGGTACACCAGCCACAGCGGAACGAACCGGCCACAGCCTGACATCCACCACCCTCGAACCAATCAATCCATCGTCGTTCGGACCGTCTCGTAGATCCGCTCGACGGATGGTAGAGCGAGATCCTCCAGTGCCTCAGCCGACGGCAGCGGGATGTGGGGAGTCGTGATCCGAACCACCGGACCATCGAGATCCCAGAAAGCCTCTTCCGCCACGATTGAGGCAACTTCGGCACCCCACCCACACAAGCGAGGGTTCTCTTCGACCGTGAAGAGGTGTCCCGTTTTGACCACGGAGCCGAGAATCGCCCGGGTGTCGAGCGGCACGAGCGACCGCAGGTCGATCACCTCGGCAGAAATGCCGTCTTCGGCCAGTCGGTCGGCTGCCTGGAGCGCTCGGGGGACCATCAAAGCCAGGGCGGCAATCGTGCAGTCGGAGCCGGTGCGGACGGTGGTTGCCTTGCCGAGCTCGTCGACGATCTCGCCGCTCGGAACCTCTCCCTTGGTGGCGAAGAGTGACTTGTGCTCGAAGAACACAACGGGATCGGGATCTCGCACCGCGGCAGCCATGAGGCCGATCACATCGGCAGGGTTGGACGGGGCTACCACCTTCAGACCGGGGATCATCATGCACCAGTTCTCGACGCTCTGGCTGTGCTGTGCGCCAAAACGGGACCCGGCCCCGTTGGCAGTGCGAATGACCACCGGGACGGTCACCTGACCGCCGGTCATGTACCGGCTCTTCGCCATCTCGTTGGCGACGATGTCGAAACATACCGCCAGGAAGTCGGAGAACATGATCTCGGCGATGACGGGAATCCCGGTCATCGCGGCTCCCATCGCGGCCCCAAGTATCGCTTGCTCGGAAATCGGCGTGTCCCGGATGCGCTTCGGCCCGAACTCGTCGAGCAGCCCGACCGTGGTCTTGAATACCCCACCCGCACCGGCGATGTCCTCACCCAGCATGACGAGGTTCGGGTCACGTCGCATCTCCTGGGCGATCCCGAGGGAAACGGCGTCCCGATAGCTCAGTTGCGCCACGAGGCACCTCCATCCGACCACACGTCTACGAACAGTTGATCGGCCGCGGGCACGGCCCCCTGCTTGGCAAACTCGGTCGCCTCCTCAACGCGTTCCGCCACCGATTGCTGAATGGCACTGAGTTCCGATTCAGAAACGCCCAGCTCGAGGAGCCTCTGGTGGTACATCGGGATCGGATCTCGCTCGAGCCACGCCTCGACCTCCTCGGCGGGCCTGTACTTACCGGGATCTGCCCGGCTGTGGCCCCCATGCCGGTAGGTCACGGCTTCGACGAGCGATGGTCCGGCTCCGCGCCGGGCTCGATCGAAGACAGAGGTCGCCACTTCGTACACCGCGTCGGCGTCGTTGCCATCCACGATGATGCGGTCGAGCCCGTAGGCGGCCGCCCGATCCGCGGCGGGGTTAGGAACGGCCGACACGAGGTCGATCGGCGTGTACTCCATGTAGAGGTTGTTCTCACAAACAAACACGACCGGGAGGTCCCAGATCACTGCGAAGTTGAGCGCCTCGTGGAAGGCGCCGATGTTGGTGGTTCCGTCCCCGAAGAAGGCGACGGCAACCTGGTCGGTGCCGCGCATCTGCGCCGACCAGGCGGCGCCGTTGGCGATGCAGAGATGTGCGCCGATGATCGCATACGACCCCATCATTCCATGCTCGACCGACGTGAGGTGCATCGAGCCGCCCTTACCTTTGAGAATGCCGTTCTCCCGACCGAGCAACTCCGCCATCACCGGCCCGAGGGGCGCCCCGCGGGCGATGGTATGGGCGTGACCCCGGTAGGTGGCGAAGGTGTAGTCGTCGGAGTGCATCGCTCTGCCGAACCCGGTAGCCACAGCCTCCATCCCCAACGAAAGGTGGCTCGTGCCCTTGACCAGGTTCTCCATGAAGAGGTCGTAGGCGCGTTTCTCGAACTGCCGCAGCGATTGCTGGAGTTCGTACATATCGAGGCGGACGTCGACGGGAATGTCTAGATCCGCGTTGGCGCGGTCGACCGGATCCGGCAACCGGGCAGCTCGCTGCCCGTAGTCGTAGAGACCCGGCTCTTCGATCTCAGTACTCATTGGCCACCGGCAGCTCCTCACAGGGGAACAGCGTGATCACCTTCGGACCTTCTGCGGTGACCACAACTTCCTCCTCGATCCTGGCGGCGGACCGACCATCTGCGGCCGGTGCGTACGTCTCGAGGGCGAACACCATGCCCTCCTTGATCTCAACAGGATCGTCGAGCGAGTTCAGCCTGGAGATGATCGGGCGTTCGTGTAGTCCGACTCCGACTCCATGGCCGAACTGAAGCCCGAAGGCGTCCATTTCGTCAACGAACCCGAACTCCTCAGCCTTCGGCCAGATCCTGGCGATCTGATCGGTTGTGTTGCCGGGTTTGACGAGGTCGAGGGCGGCGTCCATCCACTCGCGGGATTGTTTGAATGCATCCCGCTGCGCCTGTGTAGCTCGCCCAACTGCAAACGTCCTGTAGTAGCAGGTCCGGTAGCCGTTGAACACGTGGATGATGTCGAAGTACGCCTGGTCGCCCGGTCGGATCAGGCGATCGGAGAACACGTGGGGATGGGGACTGCATCGTTCACCGGAGATCGAGTTGATGGCCTCGACGAACTCCGAGCCCATTTCAAACAGTCGGGCGTGAGCGAGGGCCACGACGTCGCTCTCGCGGACTCCCGGCTTGAGGAACTCGAGGATGTCCTGATAGACACCATCCACCATCGCACAGGCCTGCGTTAGAAGCATGATCTCGTCGGGGCTCTTGATCTCTCGTGCCATCGCCATCGCCTGCTGCCCATCGGTTACGTCGAGCCCGGCGCCCTGAAGCGCCAAGAAGACCGATGTCTCGGCCATATCGACGCCCAGGGGTTCATTGACAACCCCTTCTTCGCGCAGCGCCGCGGCGATTTCATCAGCCACGCGTTTGGTCAGTCCGGTGGCCGGCCCGATTGCGCCCTGAAGGCCCGCATTTCCGCCGATCGAGTTCTTTTCGTCGTAGAGGGAAGGAAGCTGGAGTCGATGAGCCTTGGCCGCCGACCCGAAGTCCCAAACACGGGGGCGACCGTTGCGCGTTATCAACGCCCAGCGCTCACCCTTGTTGAAGGCCCAGTATCCGATGTTCGTAGCGGTCGCATACCGGATGTTGGAGGTCTCAAAGAGGAGCAGCGCCCCTAGGCCGAAGACCTCGAGTTGCTCGCGGATCCGGGCGAGTCGGTAGTCGCGCAGGCGGCCAAATTCGACTCGCTCCTCCCAGTCGACTCCCATGATTCCCGGTGACGGCGTAGTTGCTACGGGGAATTCGCTCACGGCGACATCCTCTCTCGGAACGTCCAGGGGCGGACGTTCGGGATTGTGGTTCGTCTTGTTCTCATCTGTCAAAGCGGGAAGAGACGTCGCCCGTCTCGTCGACCGGGCCTCGCATTGTCACCCGCCGGCAATCTCGGGATGTTCGGGCTCCAGGCCGTCTGAAACCGGCCGGTTCTCAGACTTCAACTCCATCCCGGCGGCATCCGCCTCCATCTGAAGCAGCGCGGCGAAGTCCCCCTCACCGAGACCTCGCGCGATCAACTCAACGACGATTTGATGGACCAGCGCCGAGGTAGGCATCGGCACATCGTATTGCCGGGCGGCCTCGAGGCCGAGCTCGAAATCCTTGCGGAGCAGATGACCGGTGAAGGTCGGTGTCATGTCGAGATTGACGAAGGCCGGAGTTTTGTACTGGCTGAACAACGACCCCATCACGCTGCCGTTGATGAAGTCGAGGAAGTCCGCCCGGGCCACGCCCGCCCTCTCTGCCAGCACCGTGATCTCGGCAAGTGTCTGGGTGTAGATGCCGAGCAGTAGGTTGTGACAGATCTTCACGAGTCGGGCCGAATCGCCTTCTCCGACATAGGTCACTTTCGAGCCGTACAGGGCGAGATAAGGCTGTGCCTGTTCGTAGGCGTGGCGTGGGCCCGAAACCACAGACGTCAACTTGCCCGAGCGAACAACGTGCGGATTGCCGCTGACCGGAGCGGCCAGTAACGCCGCTCCTCTCGCCTCGACGGCCTTCTGCACCTCCGCAGACGCCGCAGCCGACACCGTCGATGAATCGACCACCACCCGGGGGGTTACGTCTGTTCGCGAGAGGAGGCCGCTCGGTCCGTTCACGACTTCAATCAGATCGGCCGGACCGGCCACCATCACAAATACGATATCGCGGTCGGCCAGATCGGCCGGCGAGTCAACGACCTTGGCACCGAGGTCGGCAAGCGGTTCTGCTTTTGAACGGGTTCGATTGAACACCGATACGTCGTGACCTGCGCGGAGCAATCGCTCAGCCAGCGCGAAGCCCATTCTTCCAGTTCCAATCCATCCAAGCGTTGTCATATCGTCCCTTCCGGCAGCGCCGCTTCGCTTTCGCTCCGGCGCCACTGCAAACGATTGTTGTCACGCACCGGTTCGATGTCAAGTGAGCCCCGAACGACCAGCGCAGCCGGTGCTAGGGCTCGATGACCGCTCTCCCGATTACCTCCCGGGCAGCGACCTGTCGGTGCAATTCCTCGGCATCCTCCAGCCCGTACCCGGTGGCTACAACCGGCGATACTCGCCCATCGGCGGTTAGCGCCACGACGTCCCTGAGTTCACTCTTCGAAACGTTCCGCGAGCCGAGGATCTCCCACTCGTTGGCATAGATGGTGAGTGTGTCGAGCGGGAACTCTCGCCCGGTGTGAGATCCGACGATGACCATCCTGCCGCCCTTGGCGAGCGCTTTCAGGCTCTGGGGCATGGTGGCGGGGCCGACGAGCTCGAGCACACCGTCCACTCCGAGGCCGCCGGTCCACTCGAGGGCTATCTCTGAGAATTCCCGTTCCCCGGGGTCGACGGCGAGATGGGCTCCGTAGCGCAACGCTGCCTCAAGCTTCTGTTGCCCGAGGTCGACAGCCATCACGAACGCGCCCATGGCTCTCGCCACCTGGATCGCGTGGATGCCGACCCCTCCTCCGGCGCCTGTGATGATCACGTGTTCGGCCGGACCTAGTCGCATCCGCTTCGCGAACGCGTGATACGGAGTACCTACTGCGTTGGCCAGTACTGATCCTTGCGCGAAACCAATCGTGTCCGGCAAAGACACGAGGTTGACCGCCGGCACGGTCGTGTACTCGGCATATCCACCCGGTGTCTCGATCCCGATATATCCCCTGAAGTCTTCGCAGATCGTTTCGCGGCCGCTCAAACACTTCCTGCAGTTTCCACACGTCAGGTAGAGAGTGGATACAACCCGATCGCCAACGCGCCATCCTTCGACGGAAGCCCCCAGCGCCGCTACCTCGCCGGCAATCTCATGCCCGAGGACCAGGGGAACCGTCGCATTCGCACGCTTT is part of the Acidimicrobiia bacterium genome and harbors:
- a CDS encoding aldehyde dehydrogenase family protein, with amino-acid sequence MPKHPFRDYEEWKLFIGGEFISGNAPSIEVLNPATGEVLGEAPAASKEDVSAAVAAAQEAFRSWRWTPPEQRGEMLYQIAESIHAHRDELIDLETWENGKPRSQAGKDVINAERTFRFYAGTADKFYGQAVLDTPDEVRKLVFEPYGVVAAVIPWNWPPMHIADFCALALATGNTMVMKPAPETPLSALRIAQLTAEILPSGVFNVVTGGVDPGVELVRHPGVDFITFTGSSLTGSKILAVAAERITPTMMELGGKNASLVFSDSNLGKAVTGMRRSAFFNSGQACSGTERILVQEGVYEQFMDEFCAEVEKIVVGEGFDEASEVGPMISRRQQSRIAADIRRAVDDGATIAAQASLPTEERFAEGNWIAPTVLTGMSPDDDIMQEEVFGPVVCVVPFVDEDEAIEIANGVDYGLTSGVWTQDLGRAHRMAARLEAGLVAVNTVNGGQLGLPFGGYKQSGVGRKKDFTEAMRSFSRVKAVHIKLD
- a CDS encoding sulfite exporter TauE/SafE family protein; the protein is MSLGAFIKGITGMGLPLIAIPVMAAFLGVEHAVVVIAGPALLTNTWLLWEHRRGAGSLRYLSVLIGTGIIGAVAGTLLLVSVEDRWLSLALAAVILGYAMIFLLRPGFSIPDRVVRVTVGPVGLAAGALQGATGISGPLLATYLHGLRMERSGYVFSITLLFEVLGITQIVTLVSLGSFTASRLGESALALLPVLVAFPLGVRVSRKLSRKAFEYVVLALLVAVGFKLTLGGING
- a CDS encoding cupin domain-containing protein encodes the protein MARVVSFADLPRLHSTRDTRDRIDLVTEETFGTKELQADRITYHPGDTAAAHYHRDCKHFFFILSGHGVLHADDEAIELGPGDVALIYENEIHWFENPGDEEFTFIELWVPAPSETVWIKDDDI
- a CDS encoding OsmC family protein, which translates into the protein MASELISAEELTKPLVRRKKLSARNDGTMMTVIDTGEFGLMVTDEPIAHGGTGEGPSPLQAVLGALCGCESVTFNRTATEMDFAYDGIDFEAEFTIDIRGRLGVRGVTQHFQTIRVQATVYTTETEERLRAVITETEARCPVYNLISDAGVKLEVLWVHQPQRNEPATA
- a CDS encoding alpha-ketoacid dehydrogenase subunit beta, which codes for MAQLSYRDAVSLGIAQEMRRDPNLVMLGEDIAGAGGVFKTTVGLLDEFGPKRIRDTPISEQAILGAAMGAAMTGIPVIAEIMFSDFLAVCFDIVANEMAKSRYMTGGQVTVPVVIRTANGAGSRFGAQHSQSVENWCMMIPGLKVVAPSNPADVIGLMAAAVRDPDPVVFFEHKSLFATKGEVPSGEIVDELGKATTVRTGSDCTIAALALMVPRALQAADRLAEDGISAEVIDLRSLVPLDTRAILGSVVKTGHLFTVEENPRLCGWGAEVASIVAEEAFWDLDGPVVRITTPHIPLPSAEALEDLALPSVERIYETVRTTMD
- a CDS encoding thiamine pyrophosphate-dependent dehydrogenase E1 component subunit alpha; amino-acid sequence: MYELQQSLRQFEKRAYDLFMENLVKGTSHLSLGMEAVATGFGRAMHSDDYTFATYRGHAHTIARGAPLGPVMAELLGRENGILKGKGGSMHLTSVEHGMMGSYAIIGAHLCIANGAAWSAQMRGTDQVAVAFFGDGTTNIGAFHEALNFAVIWDLPVVFVCENNLYMEYTPIDLVSAVPNPAADRAAAYGLDRIIVDGNDADAVYEVATSVFDRARRGAGPSLVEAVTYRHGGHSRADPGKYRPAEEVEAWLERDPIPMYHQRLLELGVSESELSAIQQSVAERVEEATEFAKQGAVPAADQLFVDVWSDGGASWRN
- a CDS encoding Xaa-Pro peptidase family protein is translated as MGVDWEERVEFGRLRDYRLARIREQLEVFGLGALLLFETSNIRYATATNIGYWAFNKGERWALITRNGRPRVWDFGSAAKAHRLQLPSLYDEKNSIGGNAGLQGAIGPATGLTKRVADEIAAALREEGVVNEPLGVDMAETSVFLALQGAGLDVTDGQQAMAMAREIKSPDEIMLLTQACAMVDGVYQDILEFLKPGVRESDVVALAHARLFEMGSEFVEAINSISGERCSPHPHVFSDRLIRPGDQAYFDIIHVFNGYRTCYYRTFAVGRATQAQRDAFKQSREWMDAALDLVKPGNTTDQIARIWPKAEEFGFVDEMDAFGLQFGHGVGVGLHERPIISRLNSLDDPVEIKEGMVFALETYAPAADGRSAARIEEEVVVTAEGPKVITLFPCEELPVANEY
- a CDS encoding NAD(P)-dependent oxidoreductase; its protein translation is MTTLGWIGTGRMGFALAERLLRAGHDVSVFNRTRSKAEPLADLGAKVVDSPADLADRDIVFVMVAGPADLIEVVNGPSGLLSRTDVTPRVVVDSSTVSAAASAEVQKAVEARGAALLAAPVSGNPHVVRSGKLTSVVSGPRHAYEQAQPYLALYGSKVTYVGEGDSARLVKICHNLLLGIYTQTLAEITVLAERAGVARADFLDFINGSVMGSLFSQYKTPAFVNLDMTPTFTGHLLRKDFELGLEAARQYDVPMPTSALVHQIVVELIARGLGEGDFAALLQMEADAAGMELKSENRPVSDGLEPEHPEIAGG
- a CDS encoding zinc-binding dehydrogenase, translating into MKALVLHEFDGPLVLEEVPVPVLGSDDVLLRVRACAVDQFDLTIRAGKRANATVPLVLGHEIAGEVAALGASVEGWRVGDRVVSTLYLTCGNCRKCLSGRETICEDFRGYIGIETPGGYAEYTTVPAVNLVSLPDTIGFAQGSVLANAVGTPYHAFAKRMRLGPAEHVIITGAGGGVGIHAIQVARAMGAFVMAVDLGQQKLEAALRYGAHLAVDPGEREFSEIALEWTGGLGVDGVLELVGPATMPQSLKALAKGGRMVIVGSHTGREFPLDTLTIYANEWEILGSRNVSKSELRDVVALTADGRVSPVVATGYGLEDAEELHRQVAAREVIGRAVIEP